TAACAAAGCTGTCAGTCGGAGGAGCTAGCTGCTGCTGGGACGACTAATTAATTAATTGAGTAACTATACTATCGGGCCAAGAAATGCTGGCCTCCCGTGAGTTCTGGCCCCACGTGGGGTGAGTAACTATACTATCGGGCCAAGAAATGCTGGCCTCCCGTGAGTtctggccccacgtggggcccgcATACTGTTCATGCGGGTCCCACACACTAATCACGTGGGCCCCttgtactattcaggcgggacccacgtgggacccacgtactattcaggcgggacccacgtactattcaggcgggacccatgtgggacccacgtactattcaggcgggacccacgtgggacccacgtactattcaggcgggacccatgtATTATTCAGGTGGGATCCACATGGGGCCCACGATTCTATTAAGTTAGTctctttatcttaaaaaaaataatttccttctattatttgacaatacaaaatatatttaactacttcctacatacaaaaataataaCTCAACTTTGTATACTACATCTACATGTGGTAGTTGTACTACTTTTTGGGTTTCGATTTGCCTCCGTAAACCCGTGGGCCCAACGATTCTATTAAGTTAGTCTCTTTATTccttccattatttgacaatacaaaatatatttaactacttcctacatacaaaaacaataactaaactttgtatactacatCTACATGTGGTAGTTGTACTACTTCTTAGGTTTTGATTTTCCTCCGTAaacccacaaaatataattaaactgtTCATTCATTTATAATCTTACTTTTTTCcctactaaagtaattaaactatacctcctgacacaaaaaaaattctaaggaAAAATTACATGTACCTCTATACTACAATGCTTGAGATTAGCACGCTCTCAGACACAAAACTACTATGCCGCCTTACTGTAATTTTTTGATCTAACTCAATACATCGATACGATATTGCTTCGAACATAGTAACAAATAATAtctttctattaatattttatGTCCACGTTTTTTTACAGGCGCGCTACGCGCGCCAACCTGACTAGTATACTCTAAGCAGCAGGCCAGCAAGCAGCCATTGACCTGACGAAAAGCGCCGCAACGTGCCTCAGACTCCTCCATTATTGCACGCCAGCAGCGGCCATTTCGATCCCTCCATCGCCTCGCCTGCAGCAACATGCATGCCCACCAACTTTGGATGCGGTCGGTGCAAGAACGACACTCCTGCCCTGCATGCATCTATCAGCAGTGTCCAGAACAAGAAGATATATATGAGCGGTACGCTTATGAAGATATGAGGATCGCCGTTGTACATATCTATCCTTCCCATCATCAAAATAGTACAGAAAATTAAAACATGGCCGTGTGTAAGCAATGTACTACTAAGAAGGGGTTAATCTGATGAAAGAGTTTTTTTTGACGCCTCTCATTTGGGTACTGTTACAAGTAACGGCGACTAAACGATGAAACAAGTAAGATCGATCACAGCGGAGACACAAGATTTTACGTGAAAAACCTCTCCAATGCGAAGGGAAAAAACCACGGGCACCAGCCAGCAACACTTTTCATTATTATCAAGAGTTTGGGTTACAACGCCGTATGGCGGCTTACAAGAGAGTAATGGAGTAAACCCTAATCGAGGGTATATGTACTGCGTTGCCGTTGGCTTTGCTCGGGCCTCCGCTTCGCTACGGCAGAAGTCGGCCAGCCCAATATGAATTTAGAACATATCCAACAGGTATAGCTGTAGCATCTGTTCatacacgcacgcacgcaccacCCTACACACATCATACTCACACCACACGTGTACAATCAGACCTACAACTGCACACAGATACGAAGACCGCGTTCTTCCAGAGATCACCAGAAACCTCCAAGGCTCTGTAGGCTTCGGGCGCGTCGCAGTCCCTTTGTAGCTCCACACGTGAAAGACAACGGAGATTATTTAAGATATTGTACACTATATGTACAGTACCCCTGGTGAGGCACGCGAGTTGCGATTCCAGGAATCCGCGCCCGGCCGCTCGCTCACCTGGGGAGCGGACCAACTGAGCTATCGCTCCGTCCTCATCTGATGAAAGAGCTAGGAAACCCTTGTGCTGAATTTACTTTGACCTAATTCTAGGTACCGACAAAAGATACACGGTTAGCTGTTAAAATTTAGCAGGTGATTTTAGGTAAAAATTCTATGTCCTGGTGTAATTAAGAAAGTGTATGTGGTTCCTAAACAAAACCAAAGTTTTCTTTAGCTGGACACAGCCACGGGATGCAGCAACCAGCTGGGTGATCACATGCGGAGGAATAGTGATCCATGGACGTGCGCCTAGCGAAAGCTCCCAAGTTAAAATATTACTAATTCATCCATGGCTTCGTTTTCCTGGGATGGGAATGGGATAGCTGACTCACAAATAAAGCCCAACCATGAAGGGAAGCTGATGGGCCTTGCATTCCACAGCTTAATTAACGCGTGAGGTGATTTCTTCTCGTAGCTGGGAGGTTAAGTCCAAATTAATTAAAGCCTCACCACCACCAAGGCCAATCATTGGCACACATTTGATGCTGCTCGTTGCATTGCCTAGTCCATACTTAACCCTCTCTGTCTTAGTTTAGTAACGCGGCGTGTAGATTTACTACTGCAAGTTTAGCGCCACCTGTCGGGCACAGCAGCCAGCTCAAGCAGCAACATTGTCGGCGCCTGTGGCATTGGCTTCATGGGACAACTTGGCTTGCAGCGGACTGCGGCGGGATGGTCAGTTTGGTTGGCCTTCCCGGTGCGGAACATCGTCAGAAGATGGCGCAAGCGACTTCTTCGGCTTGCTAGCACGGCAATGGAAGTCAAGTGCGGGAGCGGAGCAAGTAGGTGAGGTCGGCCTACGGCGGTGGCTCGGCATTGATGGAGATCTGGGGTTGTGGAGCAACATTGCTCACCACCCGACGGCGACTAAGGAAACAGAACCGTGGCCTGGAGTACTGTGGCGGGTGTGGCGAGGTCCCCGCGCGTCGTGATTCTTTGAGGCGACGAGAGTGAGGTCCAATGGCGGAAGTGGCAAGGCCCTCGCGCGTTGTGTTTCTCATGGTGGCGACTGCGAGGCAGCCTACGAGAGGTCCAGTTTTGGTGGTTTTTCACTCCGCCAGGAGGTGGGTGGTGttgcagcggcgcggcggcggaggatctCGCATGGCGGTGGTCTTCCCGGTGCGGTGCTGTCTGCATCCTTCGATTCCCTATCGATGCTGAGTGACGTTGGGAGTTCGATGCAGGGTGGCATCGGGAGGTTCTCGGCTACTACATGAGTGTGGTTGTTTTGGGGGGTGCCGCAGGCTCCGGTTCTGCTACGTTTGCcacgcaaaatttttttcccGACATGGCAAAGTTTGCCTTTCAGAGATGAGTTGGTTTGGCTTGTGTCGATGCCCCAATCAGACCGGCCTGAGCCATCGAGGAGTGTTGAGTTCGGCGTGTGTTGATGTCTCAATCCAACCCGCCAGTGTTGCCTGtggtttttatttttgtttgtgtTGTCTGGTTATGACCTCCCAAGGACGTAACCTTGTATTTTTCTGTTATATTAATAGAAACGCACTCGTCGAGTGttgttcattcaaaaaaaacatTGTGAGCGTTATGCACTTATGCTAGCACCTTTCTCACTCCATCACAGTCGACCACCAAACAGAACAACCGGCTACAAAGCAATAAACAAAGTGATCAACACTATACGCGTTCTAAGCACACGTTACCAGTAACTTTCTCCGTAATAATCTAACACAGAAACTCCTGCGTATAAATCAGTAAAGGAAAAAGTTACAGACTGTGTAATTATATGATGACTTGCTACTAATTGACAAACTAGGAACGAAGCGGTACATGACGTAGTTGCGAGACAGTGAAACGAACACGACGCGGGGAAATTCAAAATTCACTCCTGGTTGACTCTCTTCTCTGCatctcatcttttttttttacagtaCTTGCCCTGGACGCCACTCTTTCTTCAGTATCTTTGTGACACAAGCTGCTGATGTATTATATATTACCACTAGTATTTCTTTGAGAGGTTGCTTGCGCTAAGCAGTCTCTCCACGTTGTGTCATCCGTTTTTCACCTTCAATTCGTGAGCCACCAGACTCCATCCCTGTGAGTTGTGACATCTATAAAGTTACTTTCAAGACTTCAAGGTTcagtgttactgcaaaaccaTTGGGAAATGGATGCACGTAACACTAACACGGCAAAATCAAACTAATCCTACATGTGTACAGGTTTCTgcgaataaaaaaaattaaaaaaaataaaatcttaCAAGCAACGAACTGACCTAGCTAGGATCAAACATGTTTGGCTGTGCCCACTGCCCATGACACGAAACGGGAGGGACAGCATTTCCCGTTTGCCCGTGCAAATGTCAGAATAGCCGGGATCGGAGGCGCTGCTGGGACGCACGATTAGCGTGATCCGATCCAACACATTTTGGCCTTTTTTCCAAGCGCTAGTGGTCGTACGAGAACCACTATTTTAGCAGGATATTTCCcccgggccccacctgtcatcgtCGGACTTTCCTCGGCGCGATACTGGGGATCAGCACCTGGCACGGTGCCGGTGGCGCACCCGGATCGATCGACGTGCCGAGCAGGAGCAGCCGCCGTCGCTGATGATGTAGAGCTGTAGAGGTGTCGGCTCGGCTTGTCTTCCTTCTTCCCCCTTCCATTCCACCAGCTCAGCTCAGCGAGCtggagtggtggtggtgctggtggaggTGAGAGACGACGACGCCCCGcgcacgcagcagcagcagcagcagcagtaacaAACAAGCCCCCCCTGTGATTGTGATTGTGATTGTGATTGTGCCTCTGTGAGCAACACGGAACCAAAACCTCCCATATACTCTAAATCGCTCGCCATTTGGGCGGGCCGGCGCTTCCCTTGCCCCCCGCTCGTCGCcgacccgccccgccccgcccggccgcgccgcgccgcgcgagaATAGGTGGTTGGTTTGTCGGTTCACGGGGCCGAGGGGAGCCGCAATGCCGGAGGCGGCGGGCCCGGATCCGCCGGGCGAGGAcgcggagcaggaggaggagttCTACGAGTCGCTGGATcggatcctctcctcctcctgctcctccacctccgcctccgacgacgacgccgaccaccgccgccgcaggcgctCCCACCGCCACCTGCAgcctccgcccccgcccgccCCCGTCCCCTCCGCCTACGACGTCTGGATCTCCGAGCCCACCTCCGtcgaggagcgccgccgcctcctgctccagcGCCTCGGCCTCTCCTCCGACCCAGCGcagcctccctcgccgcgccgctcgcctcgTTCGCCGTCCCCTCCAGCGTCTCCCCCggcctcgcctccgccgcggccggagcCGCCCGCCGAGGAGCCCAGATCCGGGGGCCTCGGGAAGCCGCCGCTGGCGCGGAACCCCAGCTCCAGCGGCGGGGAGCAATGCCGGATCCGGAACCTCGACGACGGCACCGAGTTCGAGGTCGGGGAGGTGCACGAGGAGGTGGTCCGGGAGGTGGGCACCGGCCGCCAGCTCACCCTCGAGGAGTTCGACCTCTGCGTCGGCCGCTCCCCGATCGTGCACGAGCTCATGAAGCGGACGACGACCGCCGCGTCCTCGTCCGCCTCCGATCATGCCGCCCCCGCGTCCAAGCCCCGGAGGAAGCCTGGGGGAGGGTGGCTGCGCGGCATCAGGCAGCTGGCTGGCAGTGTCGCGTACGGCCGCCGCAGCACCGAAGAGGGGGacaaggagaaggagagggaagCGCGCCGCCTGAGCTCCGCCACCGACGACAGCCTTGACGGCGCCGGCTCGCGAAATGCGGGAAGGGTCCGGGTGCGCCAGTACGGCAAGGCGTGCAAGGAGCTCACCGGGCTGTTCATGACGCAGGAATTGGCTGCCCACTCGGGCTCCGTGTGGTGCATCAACTTCAGCCTGGATGGACGATACCTTGCAACTGCTGGAGAGGACCGTGTCATCCATGTGTGGGAGGTgtcggagggagagagagagggtgagtTGCTTGGGGAAGCTTCGGTGACAAAGGAGAATGGCGGTGGCTGCAGCCCGTTTCTTGCAGTTGTTGGGAATGATTCACCGGAGATCGCTGCATTGTCACTGACCTGTGCTGATGGAGGCTAtgtggagaagaagaggaggccgaggaagcAGAGCAATCGAAAGTCTGTAGGTTCTGATCATCTAGTTGTGCCGGAGTGCGTCTTTGGCTTCAGAGATAAGCCAGTTTGCTCGCTCCTGGGGCATGCTGCTGACGTCCTTGACCTCTCATGGTCCAAATCTCAGGTATGGATTTGTGATCTTCGATTGAATCTTTCAACTGCTCAAGCACATTTTGTGGGTTTTTTTTGCAGTAACTGTGAAACGTCATTCAATAATTGTGCATCTCTGTGTTATTTAAACATTACTTATGACTGTTTCTGATGAGTTCTAGGCTTCTAGTATGGCTTTAATAAGGACTATGCTTGTCAAAATGGCTAAAAACCAAATGAAATGTGCAATGTGGCAAACAAGACATGTTTGGCATTTTGCCTCGTGAGAAAATGGGCTTAGACTGCATGTTGCCTACAGAAGCACTACAGTAATTTTCCAACAGTACCGGGTGAATTTATTTTGCATTGCTTTGCCTATTACTTATCTGGGAAAACCTTAAATCACTTCTTCAGGCAATAAAGAAAGAttataactaattatttttcaGACAACATAGTACAGACATAATGACATGCTTCACATTTTCAGCTAAATGACTATGTTTAAAACAGTTTTCGTCCATTTGTTGTTGCAGTACTCATGGTAGTTTAGCTGGAAGATTTGTGGGACGCATTTAGTATAGTTCAGATATTGTAATTTAGCTGATCATGCACTGCATCTTCCTGACTGGTTTCAAATTTCGACTTGGGTGTTGTCCATGCAGCATTAAGGAATAGcgtatttgcatttttttttacaaacctTGTGAATGGTCATAAATAGGTCATTGCTCTGCTCTTTTAAGCCTGCTTCTTTTTGGCACTTCAGCTCTTGTTATTGTCCAATCAGAAAACAGTTAGATAATAAATGACTTGTTAATTGCCATTACTATGACAAAATAGTTAATGATTTTAATGTTCTCTTGCAGTACCTGATCTCGTCATCCATGGACAAAACCGTTAAACTTTGGGACATCACTACCAGTACCTGTTTGAAAACATTCTCACATACAGACTACGGTGAGTTTGGTCACAGCCTCACAGGATACTTCTGTCCATTTGTTATGGTCTTTTATTTTTTCATCGAAGTAAAGGGGCATTCCCTTATGTTCCTCAGTTCTATTTGTTTGGCCTTATGACCAGCATTATACATTTTTTGGGAAAACAGACCAACATTATAATTGATTTTGCTTCTTTGCAATCAACCTTTTTGCAGTAACTTGCATCCAGTTCAATCCTGTAGATGATAACTTCTTCATTAGTGGATCACTCGATGAGAAAGTTCGCATCTGGAACGTCCGAGATCGTAAGATTGAGGATTGGAATGATCTTCATGAGATGGTTACCGCTGCTTGTTATTCCCCTGATGGACAGGTTGATGCAGTTCCCTTCTGGTACATATTTCTTTTTACCACAAAACGAGACATGCTTACATTTTAATCTCTGCGGTCTTTGAAGGTTGCTCTGGTGGGCTCTCACAAGGGAGGCTGTCATATATTTGATACATCTGGTATGGCAGTCTTACTCCCACACATTCCGACTCATGTGCATTTATTCTTTTTCAATGTTTACTAAAGATTCTGTATCTGTTATGCACCGATAACCTTGAGAACTCCagttcctcaaatgatgaattcACACATTGGTTTAATCATTGCAGAGAAGAAGCTTCAGTATAAAAGTCACATAGATTTAAGAATTAGAAAAAAGAAGTCTGGACAGAAGAAGATCACTGGCTTCCAGGTAATGTAGCACAGAGCGTGCATTTCCCGGCCAATTCCTTTTTTGATAATAAAGAAAGACACATTCTTTTTTTTGGGCGGGGACTCTAGTAGGCGTACATTAATCTGTTGCCTCCAGCCTCCAGCATGGTATTGTTTGTCTATTACTTAGTTGAATATCTGTGTTTCATGCAACAGTTTGCTCCTGGAAGCTCCTTGGAAGTTCTGATTACCTCTGCAGATTCAAGAATACGGGTTGTTAATGGGGATGAATTGGTTCACAAGTTTAAAGGTAATGCCTCATTCTCCCATCATCTTAAATCAAATATTGTTCATTTTTCGTATAGTTACATGTattatttttttgcaaatataaAGGAGGTTTACTTGCCTTATGAGCTGTATAAGCTAGTGTGCTAGTTCAGGGATTTAGCATGTACTTGGAGTTTAACTTTAATCCTTTCATCAGGGTTTCGAAACACAAGTAGCCAAATCTCAGCTTCTGTAGCTCCGAACGGGAAATATGTCATCTGTGCCAGTGAGGATTCTCACGTCTATGTATGGAGACATGACAACAGTTCCCACCCCAGCAGAAGCAGGAGTACAGTCGATGTAACCAACTCATATGAACATTTCCACTGCCATGGTGTGACCGTGGCTATCACATGGCCAGGTGCCGAAGCCCGAGGCTCATTTGGATCTCGCAGCAGCAGGCACAGTGATTCAGATGGAGCAGGGAACTCTGGCCGAGACGCCCCTGTAGAGAACACTGAGCACAATTCTGATTCAGCTGATAACAGAGGCAATGAGAGCCCAGTTTGTGAAGGTGCGGCAAGCAGAAGCGGCAGCAAGCATCCAGGTGATGGAGCATCCACATCCTGGCCTGACGAAAAATTACCGTCTGCCAAGAGCAGCCCCGGTCACTGCTCCTCTGATCTCTGCATTGGAGCTATGGATGTTCAGCGCCGGTCCGCGTGGGGTTTGGTGATTATCACGGCCGGTCGTGGAGGTGAGATCAGGGTGTTCCAGAATTTTGGTTTCCCAGTTCAAGTGTAAAGCTAGCGTGAGACTATCCCAGGGTTGTTTGGTTCTTTACTGTATAGATATCGTTAGGTCGTCGATAGTGTTACTGAAATGTTGTTCCGATTCCCTGTCTGGTGTCAAGATTGTACTCCAAGAACCACACTATCATATGGGTAACACTATGTGTTGATAAGAGGCTTTGTATAATTGTATGGTTAGCACACATTACCTCAATGTGTTCATATGTTTGCTTTCTACCATATATACAGTGATTTATTACAAAAATATTTTCGAAATTCATGAATTTGTATTTTTCAgttttactccctccgttccaaaaagaATGTAAATCTCGTTTTTCGAGGAGTCAAACAATtctaactttgaccaaatttatacaaaatagtatTAAAATAGTATTAATATATGTATTACAACATAAGTCTTTAGATTAATCatgtaatatatttctatactacATCAACTCGGAGACAaatgttagtaatttttttttgtataaatttaatGAAAATTAGAAGTGTTTGACTTCTCGAGAAACGAGATTTACATTCTTTTTTGGAACGGGGGACCATTCTTCCCTGTCCTTGGTGTTCTGCTAGAGCTATCAGTACCGTTCCGTACTTGCGATGTCCATTTGAAATCAGCAGCATGTGCTAGTGCATGTATGCTTGACATAAACTTAATTTTATTGTCACAATAATCACAGCAGAGACCTTACATCCTCCCCTAGGCAGCTACAGATCATGATCCGCTGATCTAACCACTGGCCACGATTTCATTTTTTCGTTGTAATGACGAGAAGAAACGGTGAAACCATGGGAGAATTGAGCTGCTCGCATTCCTAGCTGGATATTAGCTCATCAAAACATACTGCCGGCACTGCATACTAGCTTGGAACTCGGAAGCACTGCTAAAAGCGGAGCCTCACAACGGCGCCCGGCTGCCGTGATCagttccccggcggcggccagctgAGCTCGAGGCCGGCGATGTCACCCCACGCGCCCGTGACGCCAGCCGTCCCGTCGTCCCACGGCGCGAGCCCGTCGTAAAAGTCCGGGACGCCCGAGTGGTGCCACGACGAGAACGTGgccgccggcgcagcgccgaGGTCGAGCTGCGGCAGGAAGATGCCGTCGCTGAG
This sequence is a window from Panicum virgatum strain AP13 chromosome 7K, P.virgatum_v5, whole genome shotgun sequence. Protein-coding genes within it:
- the LOC120642123 gene encoding WD repeat-containing protein 44-like; amino-acid sequence: MPEAAGPDPPGEDAEQEEEFYESLDRILSSSCSSTSASDDDADHRRRRRSHRHLQPPPPPAPVPSAYDVWISEPTSVEERRRLLLQRLGLSSDPAQPPSPRRSPRSPSPPASPPASPPPRPEPPAEEPRSGGLGKPPLARNPSSSGGEQCRIRNLDDGTEFEVGEVHEEVVREVGTGRQLTLEEFDLCVGRSPIVHELMKRTTTAASSSASDHAAPASKPRRKPGGGWLRGIRQLAGSVAYGRRSTEEGDKEKEREARRLSSATDDSLDGAGSRNAGRVRVRQYGKACKELTGLFMTQELAAHSGSVWCINFSLDGRYLATAGEDRVIHVWEVSEGEREGELLGEASVTKENGGGCSPFLAVVGNDSPEIAALSLTCADGGYVEKKRRPRKQSNRKSVGSDHLVVPECVFGFRDKPVCSLLGHAADVLDLSWSKSQYLISSSMDKTVKLWDITTSTCLKTFSHTDYVTCIQFNPVDDNFFISGSLDEKVRIWNVRDRKIEDWNDLHEMVTAACYSPDGQVALVGSHKGGCHIFDTSEKKLQYKSHIDLRIRKKKSGQKKITGFQFAPGSSLEVLITSADSRIRVVNGDELVHKFKGFRNTSSQISASVAPNGKYVICASEDSHVYVWRHDNSSHPSRSRSTVDVTNSYEHFHCHGVTVAITWPGAEARGSFGSRSSRHSDSDGAGNSGRDAPVENTEHNSDSADNRGNESPVCEGAASRSGSKHPGDGASTSWPDEKLPSAKSSPGHCSSDLCIGAMDVQRRSAWGLVIITAGRGGEIRVFQNFGFPVQV